In Deltaproteobacteria bacterium, the following proteins share a genomic window:
- the bamA gene encoding outer membrane protein assembly factor BamA: MKTPNVMRRPAVFTCRSFYLSVICLVLSLCFQFILISGTMGSISRPSATILGASLAYYGPKDTYFLADKIRDGLSRRLESHGYTVLLSKDRPPESLDDVIKDGKAQQVQFVFYGSISCLGEWLGLNLRLLDLKDADSKPEILFAKGDRHEIGTLLDQMEAEMIRVLAAPYLVAEVYVSGNRRVDTDAILQVTMTRAGDLFDPKIIASDIKSIYKMGYFNDVQVDVSESPSGRIVTFILKEKPAIRQIKFSGNKEISEEKIREVIDLKPYTVVQEKTLQENAEKIKALYMEKGYIGTNILASVEPVSEQAADVVFEITEGEQARVKAIEFQGNHTFSDKELKGLLETSEKRPLWIPSWSNIVALFKGDQAVLKEDALERDLGRIAAYYHNHGYVDAKVGRPAIRREGAWLYITIPIEEGSRYGVGRVGIEEDFFKDKEMLLSELKITQEPFFSQQILRQDILKLTDLYADEGFAYADITPRIEKDREKKLVNITLLVNTGPSVKFERIEIVGNTRTRDKVIRRELRVKELEPFSASGFRKSTQRLKRLGYFEDVNLIPSKGSSEEYMDLKVEVKEQPTGTFSIGAGYSSVENLMLMGEISQRNFLGKGQSLSFRGVIGSETNRYSLNFVEPYFRDTRLLLGAELYNWQYEYDDYTKDSKGGAVRFGYPLTDDLSMFVKLRMDDTDISDYSDNASTIILDSLDIHTTRSISTGFTYDTRDDYYNPAHGWNSKASLEYAGGLLGGDSAFVKLEGNIGYYHPIWKAVIGHLRCGIGYVSEGGNGKLPIYEKFFLGGIDSVRGFKYGRISPVDPDTGDRIGGEYMGFTQIETIFPILKNMGLNGVCFLDMGNVWKKDSAYDLSDLRKSVGFGVRWLSPMGPLRIEWGYNIDKEEGDDTSNWEFRMGGSF, translated from the coding sequence ATGAAAACCCCTAATGTCATGCGAAGACCGGCAGTCTTTACGTGCAGATCATTTTATTTGTCTGTCATATGTCTTGTCTTATCTCTGTGTTTTCAATTTATTTTGATCTCTGGTACCATGGGGAGCATTTCCCGTCCATCTGCAACCATTCTCGGGGCCTCCCTGGCTTATTACGGGCCAAAAGATACGTACTTCCTGGCAGATAAGATACGGGACGGACTTTCCAGACGTCTTGAGTCTCATGGATATACGGTGCTTCTGTCAAAAGACAGGCCGCCCGAGTCTTTGGATGATGTCATTAAGGACGGAAAGGCCCAACAGGTCCAGTTTGTATTCTATGGGAGTATTAGCTGCCTTGGAGAGTGGCTGGGCCTGAATTTGAGGCTCCTTGACCTGAAGGATGCTGACAGTAAACCTGAGATCCTCTTTGCTAAAGGTGACAGGCACGAGATCGGTACGCTTCTGGACCAGATGGAGGCCGAGATGATAAGGGTTCTGGCCGCACCTTACCTGGTGGCTGAGGTATATGTCAGTGGTAACAGGAGGGTGGATACCGATGCGATCCTGCAGGTGACAATGACCAGGGCAGGCGATCTCTTCGACCCCAAGATTATCGCCTCCGATATTAAGAGCATATATAAGATGGGTTATTTCAATGACGTGCAGGTGGATGTCAGCGAAAGCCCTTCAGGTCGCATAGTGACCTTCATACTGAAAGAAAAGCCTGCCATAAGGCAAATAAAATTTTCCGGCAATAAAGAAATTTCAGAGGAAAAGATTCGTGAGGTAATAGATCTTAAGCCATATACTGTTGTTCAGGAAAAGACCCTCCAGGAAAATGCCGAGAAGATCAAGGCCCTGTATATGGAAAAGGGTTATATCGGAACCAATATTCTGGCCTCAGTAGAGCCGGTATCAGAGCAGGCAGCCGATGTGGTCTTCGAGATTACGGAAGGAGAGCAGGCCCGCGTCAAGGCCATCGAATTCCAGGGTAACCATACCTTTTCAGACAAGGAATTAAAAGGCTTGCTGGAGACATCTGAAAAAAGACCTCTCTGGATTCCTTCCTGGAGCAATATCGTGGCCCTGTTTAAGGGGGATCAGGCGGTCTTGAAGGAGGATGCCCTGGAGAGAGATCTGGGAAGGATTGCAGCCTATTACCACAATCATGGTTACGTGGATGCCAAAGTGGGCCGACCTGCGATCCGGAGGGAAGGTGCCTGGCTCTATATCACGATTCCAATAGAAGAGGGAAGTCGCTATGGAGTGGGTCGGGTAGGCATAGAGGAGGATTTTTTCAAGGATAAAGAAATGCTCTTAAGCGAGCTCAAGATCACTCAGGAGCCTTTTTTCAGCCAGCAGATACTTCGCCAGGATATATTGAAACTTACGGATCTGTATGCAGATGAAGGTTTTGCTTATGCCGATATTACTCCGAGGATCGAAAAGGACCGGGAGAAAAAGCTGGTAAACATAACGTTGCTGGTCAATACGGGACCGAGTGTGAAGTTTGAGCGGATAGAAATAGTCGGGAATACAAGGACCAGAGATAAGGTCATCAGGAGGGAGCTCAGGGTCAAAGAGCTTGAGCCCTTCAGTGCTTCCGGATTCAGGAAGAGTACTCAGAGGCTGAAGAGGTTGGGTTATTTTGAGGATGTAAATCTCATTCCCAGTAAAGGGAGCAGCGAGGAATATATGGACCTCAAGGTAGAGGTCAAGGAGCAGCCTACAGGCACCTTCAGCATAGGGGCAGGATACAGTTCAGTGGAAAATTTAATGCTCATGGGGGAGATCAGCCAGAGGAATTTTCTTGGGAAGGGTCAGTCTCTGAGCTTCAGGGGTGTAATTGGCTCGGAGACCAATCGATATTCACTGAATTTTGTAGAGCCCTATTTCAGGGATACCAGGCTGTTATTGGGTGCTGAACTATACAATTGGCAGTACGAGTATGATGATTACACAAAGGACAGCAAGGGAGGTGCGGTGCGCTTTGGCTATCCTCTGACTGACGATCTCAGCATGTTTGTTAAGTTGAGAATGGATGATACTGATATTTCGGACTATTCTGATAATGCCTCAACAATCATATTGGACTCACTTGATATCCATACCACCAGGTCTATAAGCACCGGTTTCACCTATGATACAAGAGACGACTACTACAATCCTGCTCATGGCTGGAACAGCAAGGCCTCGCTTGAATATGCAGGAGGACTCCTGGGTGGTGACAGCGCTTTTGTCAAACTGGAAGGCAATATCGGATATTATCATCCCATCTGGAAGGCCGTCATCGGTCACTTGAGGTGTGGAATCGGATACGTTTCCGAGGGAGGCAACGGCAAACTTCCTATCTATGAAAAATTTTTCCTGGGCGGAATAGACTCTGTCAGGGGTTTCAAGTATGGTCGTATAAGTCCTGTTGATCCGGATACAGGAGATCGCATTGGCGGTGAATACATGGGTTTTACACAGATTGAGACCATTTTCCCCATATTGAAAAACATGGGTCTGAACGGGGTATGCTTCCTGGACATGGGGAATGTCTGGAAAAAAGACAGCGCTTATGACCTGAGCGATTTACGCAAGTCCGTGGGTTTTGGCGTGAGGTGGCTTTCTCCCATGGGACCTCTTCGCATAGAATGGGGCTACAATATAGATAAAGAGGAAGGGGATGACACAAGCAATTGGGAGTTCAGGATGGGAGGAAGCTTCTGA
- a CDS encoding 4-alpha-glucanotransferase — translation MDFSLTPGLAAVNQKSLLKEDALIMSRLPVLFGLHNHQPLGNFHHVIERLTCTCYRPFLQAVSRARWLSLSIHVSGTLLSWWEDNDTSIIDLIGGMADEGQAELLGGGFYEPVLASISRKDRKEQILKLSEYLERRFGQRPKGLWLTERVWENQIIEDLIDSGIQFVIVDDRHFLVTGFHKEDLHGYYLTESGGKTLAVFPIDETLRYLIPFLPMNELEAYLRQVAARGKMAIYADDGEKFGAWPGTRKWVYEDGWLENFLESASRWKEEFIDWTTFSQVMDKVPASGICYLPDASYEEMEQWALQADSILKLQELIKSLGPEAKEAYRPFLRGGHWKNFFVKYPESNHMHKRAAALSRMSLNARSLDRQARDCILSAQCNDAYWHGIFGGLYLPHLRNAVWQSILKAEARLRRRQDLSIEESDINKDGLKEVIVSSGDVCLVFEPHSGGQLVEFSLLDPPNNYGNTLTRRPEAYHQALREIPENGAYENKGVSSIHKLTKAVDQSMLDELTYDWYRRNSFIDHLFDPTAVLGDFKKCDFREWGDFANQPYKYKIDAGTLILVRDGGLYIPGSPKRPVRLTKSFIFKNRGLTITCKYALKNASTDHINCRFGIEWNIFPAFLALGNGKILIEGQELDFSSPWEQTGGKITFADRATGAELHIEFGRDSTIWGFPVNTIAQSESGYEKTAQAISIMAHQELRLDPGEERRQRITWQVETAALKSAFYPGP, via the coding sequence ATGGATTTTAGTTTGACACCCGGGCTTGCTGCTGTTAACCAGAAATCATTACTCAAGGAGGATGCTTTAATTATGTCCAGGCTGCCTGTGCTCTTCGGTCTCCATAACCATCAACCCCTCGGCAACTTCCACCATGTTATAGAGAGATTGACCTGTACATGTTATCGTCCTTTTCTACAGGCCGTCTCCAGGGCTCGTTGGCTTTCACTTTCCATCCATGTCAGCGGAACCCTTCTTTCCTGGTGGGAAGACAACGACACTTCAATTATCGACCTCATAGGCGGCATGGCAGATGAAGGGCAGGCAGAGCTTTTAGGCGGCGGTTTTTATGAACCGGTCCTTGCCAGCATATCCAGGAAGGACAGAAAAGAGCAAATACTGAAGCTCAGTGAATACCTTGAGCGGCGTTTCGGGCAACGTCCCAAAGGACTCTGGCTGACAGAGAGGGTATGGGAAAACCAGATAATTGAGGATCTGATAGATTCGGGGATCCAGTTTGTCATCGTAGATGACCGGCACTTCCTTGTAACGGGTTTCCATAAAGAAGATCTCCACGGCTACTATCTGACAGAATCTGGCGGAAAGACCCTGGCAGTTTTCCCAATAGATGAGACCCTGCGTTATCTTATCCCTTTTCTGCCAATGAACGAGCTTGAGGCATACTTGAGGCAGGTTGCTGCAAGAGGGAAAATGGCTATTTATGCAGACGATGGTGAGAAATTCGGCGCCTGGCCAGGGACTCGCAAATGGGTTTACGAAGACGGATGGCTTGAGAACTTTCTTGAGTCCGCTTCCCGCTGGAAGGAAGAATTTATTGACTGGACCACATTTTCACAGGTCATGGACAAGGTGCCTGCATCAGGTATCTGCTATCTTCCTGACGCATCCTATGAGGAGATGGAGCAGTGGGCCCTACAGGCAGACAGCATTCTGAAGCTGCAGGAGTTGATAAAGTCCCTGGGTCCGGAAGCCAAAGAGGCCTACAGGCCCTTTTTGCGTGGAGGACACTGGAAAAATTTCTTTGTAAAGTACCCTGAATCAAACCACATGCATAAACGGGCCGCGGCTTTGAGCCGGATGAGCCTTAATGCCCGCTCACTCGACAGACAGGCCAGGGACTGTATCCTTTCAGCCCAGTGTAATGACGCCTATTGGCATGGTATCTTCGGCGGCCTCTATCTTCCGCATTTAAGAAATGCCGTGTGGCAATCAATACTGAAGGCCGAGGCCAGACTCCGCAGAAGACAGGACCTCTCAATAGAGGAATCGGATATTAATAAAGACGGCCTCAAGGAGGTAATCGTTTCGTCCGGAGATGTCTGCCTGGTCTTTGAACCGCACTCTGGTGGACAGTTAGTTGAATTCTCCTTGCTCGATCCTCCCAACAACTATGGTAATACCCTGACCAGGAGGCCTGAAGCATACCATCAGGCACTGAGAGAAATCCCGGAGAATGGCGCATACGAAAATAAAGGTGTCTCAAGCATCCACAAGCTTACAAAGGCCGTGGACCAATCCATGCTGGATGAGCTTACATATGATTGGTACAGGAGGAATTCCTTCATAGATCACCTTTTCGACCCAACGGCCGTCCTCGGTGATTTCAAGAAGTGCGATTTCAGGGAATGGGGAGACTTCGCCAATCAGCCCTATAAATACAAGATCGACGCTGGAACTCTTATTTTGGTGAGAGATGGAGGTCTCTATATACCCGGCTCACCCAAAAGGCCCGTTCGTCTGACCAAGAGTTTCATTTTCAAGAACAGGGGCCTGACAATCACTTGCAAATACGCCCTTAAAAACGCTTCTACTGACCATATAAACTGCCGATTCGGTATAGAATGGAATATCTTTCCGGCATTTCTGGCCCTGGGAAACGGGAAAATCCTCATAGAGGGACAAGAACTGGATTTCAGCTCTCCCTGGGAGCAGACAGGGGGCAAGATAACATTTGCGGATCGGGCAACAGGCGCCGAACTCCATATCGAATTTGGCCGGGACAGCACTATCTGGGGATTCCCGGTAAATACCATAGCCCAGTCAGAGAGCGGTTACGAAAAAACAGCCCAGGCCATTTCCATCATGGCCCATCAAGAACTGAGGCTTGACCCCGGAGAGGAACGGCGGCAGAGAATCACCTGGCAGGTAGAGACAGCAGCCCTGAAGAGCGCCTTTTATCCAGGCCCTTAA